In Serratia liquefaciens ATCC 27592, the genomic stretch TAAGTGAAATACAAGACATTAGTTTGATATTAGTGAATGCTGGAGTTGATTTTTTAAATTTAAAGATATTTAGCCATTGTTTGTTTCGATATATAAATAATTTATATCATTTTCATTGCACTATTTTATTTATATATATGTTGATGAGTAATCTTAATTGATTATTATTAAATGGTTGGGGTGTTTATAAAATAGTCCAATATATAATAAATTAAAATAGCGCAGTGGACTCGGCTCAAAGACGTTATCTCTGGCGAACACCATTCTTTGCACTGACGCTAGATCGTCTAGTCAAACAGGGGCTGGTCAACAGCGTCAGCGCAGATGAATTTGAAAGGATAAATTAGCAGTGTTAAAGTAAGGATCCCGGTCAGCAGTGATTTTTCGTATACCCTGTCTGACCGGAAATTTTTCCCTGGTGTTGGCTGTGTTGGCTACCTGACCGCAAAGGTCAGGTTTTTTTTCCAGTGCCTAACGAGACTCATTATATGTTGCGGTTCCAAATCCGTAAGTTGTACTTAAGTCCCATCTATACCTAAACTTAAGTTCAGGTTCGATCACCAAAGGGAAAGTCTGACCGCCACGGAGCCTGTATGTTTTCTGCCTTCAATGAAAATCGAACAATAACGGAAACCCTTCGGGATCATATCGATAGGAAGTTGTTACCATTCGGTAGCCCGGAATATGCCTACCTCGCTCTCAGAAAGAACAATCCATCAGATTCACTTATTATTTCAAGCTATCCGGGTGAGTGGCTGGATCTCTATCGAACCAATAATTTCCAACTCACTGACCCGGTAGTATTGATTGCGTCTAAACGCACTTCACCCTTTGTATGGGACGAGAATATTACTCTGATGACAGATAAGATATTTTCTCTCTCTAAACGGTACAATATTGTTAATGGATTGACCTTTGTGTTGCATGACCATCTGAACAATCTGGCGCTATTATCTGTCGTTATAGGCAGTCGCGTACAAGGGGAATTGGAAAAACGTATCTCATCCGATCTCGGGACTATGCAGATGTTACTGATCGATATTAATGAGCAGATGTATCGTCTAGCCGGATCGGCAATTCCCGGCATGCAGAAAAATAATATGAACACACAGAAGCCTATTTTCACCCCACGAGAAAAGGAAGTGCTGTATTGGGCGAGTATGGGTAAAACCTATGGGGAAATTGCTGCTATTTCAGGTATTTCCGTGAGCACGGTGAAATTTCATATGGGTAATACAGTGGTTAAATTGGGCGTCAGTAACGCTCGCCAAGCCATCCGGCGGGGCGTTGAGCTGGAACTTATTACGCCGGTGGCGACATCGGGCAGATAAAACGAAAGGTCAGGCGGTGAAACCTTCAGCCCTCTTTCTGGGTCAGCAGAAGACTGCATGGCATTACCCCGCGAAAGGACAGCTCTCCGCCAACTGAGTCAACCCCTCACGTTCTTGTCGGAACGAAACCTTGCCCTGATCCAGCGTGACCACAAAAATGCTGTCGAAGTCGCTGCCTGGCCATTCGGGCACCAAACTGGCGTCGCCGCCGCGCGCGGCAACGATGTTCTTCACTGCCTTATCGAGATTCTTGTGCTCCCAGGCGATGAAGATGCGCGAGTTTTGGTACTTATCGCTGAGCAGCTCCTGCTGCAGCCCGGCGATGTCATCGGCGTGGAATTGAATGCCGATCGGCAGTCCGACACGTACCGCGGTGGGCATAATGGTCGACAGCGCTCGCAGCGAACTGCCGGTCTTATTCTCTTTGGGCCCGGCGGCAAAGATAAAATCAGGTTTGCCATAGCGGTCCAGTAGCACGTCCGGCAGTGCCAGCGCGCGATTGAGCCCTTTGCAGGTTAACTGCCCGCTGTCGTTGGCGGGTTTCTCCCCGTGCCGCACGAAGATCAGCGTTTCCTGTGCCAGTGCGCTTTGGCTGAGCAGCAGCAACGCCGCTAAACCGCCCAGGATTTTGTTGCCGATTTTGTTAAACATCCTCAACCCTTATGTAATGGCCTGCTGATTTCTGAGCGCTTTTCGTCACGTTACTCGCTATCATAACTGGCGTGACAACAAGGCATGCCGCGCTGATGCGGTGCCTCTGGGATAATTAAATACTGACCTAAGGAAGGATTTACAATGAAAAACATTTTCTTTTTTGATGCGATGCTGACGCCGAAAATCATCACCGGCGTGTACTGGCTGTGCCTGCTGGGCATCATTGTTGGCGGGATTGGGTCGATGTTCTACGGTGAGTTCTTCCGCGGCCTGTTTGCGATCATTATCGGCGGCGTGTTCACCCGCGTTTGCTTCGAAATGATCATCATTGCGTTTAAAAATAATGAGTACCTGCGCAAGATTGCCGAAAAGCCTTAATTAAGTAGTAAACGCCGGGCCATGCCCGGCGTTTTGTTATTCCCCCAGCGTTATCGCCAGCCGTTCCCTCATTAATTCAATAAAATTCTCCGGCACGGTTCTCGCCGTTGGCGAGCGTAGCGCCTGGCTCCAGACCGGCTCCGGGAAATGTGAGTCGTCGAGGTAGCGCGGGATGATATGCCAATGCAAATGGGGCAGTGCGGTGCCCAGGCTGGCGATATTGATCTTCGCCGGCGTCAGCAATTGCCGTAGTTGCGCTTCAACCTGAGCGACCACGGTCATGATGCTGTTGCGCTGATCGTCACGCAAATCGCTCAGTTCGGCGATATGCTCATGCCAGACCACCCGACACCAGCCGGGGAAAGGGCTGTCGGCAATGAAAATGGCCCGGCACAGCGGGTTTTGCCACAGCAGGATTTCATTGGTTGGATGGCAGTAAACGCAGGATTCATTGTTCATTTTTATTCTCCCGCCGCGGTTTTGGGCGCAGCGAAGCTCCCGCCGCGCATTAGCGCAGCATGGATTCAGTATGGAAGAGAGCGGAGCCGTAGCCCCGCAGGAGGTTACGTGTTAATGACCGACTGGCGGCGCACCAGGCTAGGCGCGAATAAAAATTCCTCCACCGGCAATTCAGGGTTTTCCAGCCGACCAATCAGCCGATCGACAATTTTCACCGCCATCTCGCGCAGCGGCGGCGCCACTGAGCTAAGCGCCGGGTTAAACAGCTCGGACAGGAACATGTTATCGATGCCGACAACTGAAATATCCTCGGGCACCCGCACACCAAGCCGCTGGAAGGCCGAAATCATGCCGATGGCCAACATGTCGTTCAGCGCTACAATGCCGTCCGGCCGGGGGTCACTCTGGCAAATTTGTTCGGCCAGCGTCTTGCCTAACTCGGCCATTTCAGCATCGCCGTAGGCGAACTGCGCCTTGCCTTCGATCACCCAGGCCGGCAGCCCTGCGTTTTCCAGTGCCTGCCGGTAACCGG encodes the following:
- a CDS encoding DUF4282 domain-containing protein codes for the protein MKNIFFFDAMLTPKIITGVYWLCLLGIIVGGIGSMFYGEFFRGLFAIIIGGVFTRVCFEMIIIAFKNNEYLRKIAEKP
- a CDS encoding HIT family protein is translated as MNNESCVYCHPTNEILLWQNPLCRAIFIADSPFPGWCRVVWHEHIAELSDLRDDQRNSIMTVVAQVEAQLRQLLTPAKINIASLGTALPHLHWHIIPRYLDDSHFPEPVWSQALRSPTARTVPENFIELMRERLAITLGE
- a CDS encoding histidine phosphatase family protein, whose protein sequence is MFNKIGNKILGGLAALLLLSQSALAQETLIFVRHGEKPANDSGQLTCKGLNRALALPDVLLDRYGKPDFIFAAGPKENKTGSSLRALSTIMPTAVRVGLPIGIQFHADDIAGLQQELLSDKYQNSRIFIAWEHKNLDKAVKNIVAARGGDASLVPEWPGSDFDSIFVVTLDQGKVSFRQEREGLTQLAESCPFAG
- a CDS encoding helix-turn-helix transcriptional regulator, which encodes MFSAFNENRTITETLRDHIDRKLLPFGSPEYAYLALRKNNPSDSLIISSYPGEWLDLYRTNNFQLTDPVVLIASKRTSPFVWDENITLMTDKIFSLSKRYNIVNGLTFVLHDHLNNLALLSVVIGSRVQGELEKRISSDLGTMQMLLIDINEQMYRLAGSAIPGMQKNNMNTQKPIFTPREKEVLYWASMGKTYGEIAAISGISVSTVKFHMGNTVVKLGVSNARQAIRRGVELELITPVATSGR